The window GGCTTGTTTACGTCATAGAGTGCAAATACAACAgtgttttttataatttcatattttcatattttagaaTTTAGTAAAACAGCCGTTTATGAAACACTGCATACTTAAGGGCCAGTGCTAACTATATGCAGTTGACCTCTGCCATATGAAGGGTCTCCATAACTGTACCACTGAACAATATAGGTAATGTTAACATTGGGCACTCCCCACCAGGTACAACTTTCTGATTGTTTGCATTTAGTTTTTAAgcccataaataataatttactcattctaataaatttatattgtaatttactcatattaatatatacaaaaatatcattgcacaAATGAATGCattctactttttaaaataaaaatagaaaataaaatgaaaaagagttCTAAACTAATGCGCTGTCTTCTGTATCTTACGCACACAAACGATCAGTCACTCACACAGATCATGCTTTGCATTTTAAACGGTGTTCAAATTAAGCACTGTCCACTGCTGTGAATGTGCCACAATATCGATACAGGGCCAGCTGTATCGATATTCGTATTGTAAAATCTCTGTGACGATATATTGTCATATATTTTGAGCACAGCACTAATACACAGAGACAATATCATTCATCTTTGTGGGTGAATGAAGTTGATTGCTACTTTCCAGCATACACGACACCTATCAAGTAAGGGTACTGTTGGTGGTGGAAATGCAAGCTGGATCTGGGTGTCCTGTCCCGAATCATACCGTACTGTACTGACCCGTACCTCTCGGTGGAAACGAGCCATGAATGCTCTTCTGCATACCCCCTCTCTCACACTAGtcacaaaatatttgaaaaatgtgcaCGCAATACATATACCTTTTTTAAATAACCCTTTTATCAGACACAACATTTGAATGAAAcctattgtatatattttaataaattactcaCTGTTTAATGAAATGTTAACAAACAGTCAAAGGTAGCTGGGTATCcccttctatttttttttttttttacctgtctgGCACCTAACACTACATACAGCGGGAGACACAATAGATAAGTGTGGTGTAAAAATCGTCATCGGATAGTGTGCGCGGAGGCTCTGAGCGGAAGACTGCGTGCCTCTCATTTTTTGTGACCACGCATACAGCAGGCTTCAAAAGCACCATTGCACATGCACAGGCTGTGTGAAGAAGCCCTTTGCTACTCAAACCTGTACAATCtatcaataaaacaatataaagacaTGCACAGATTGGCAATTGTTTGCTCACATGTCTGTTTCAGAGCGAACCATCAGCCTAAACTTACGGTGGTATAAATACAAGTTGTCCACTTCCACGTTGTCTGTGTGTGCCTTcagattgctcatgcggaaagtataacacagccTTAAAGATGTCTTGCCTTGTTTTTTATTCCTCTTTTTAAATCTGTAATGGAGGGCATGTCCTGTAGGTGGAACCTAAGCACCTTGCCTGCCTCAACATCTCTTACTGTTTGCACATTTTTTGGTGCATGTGAGCAAATGGAGTACcccagtttgagaaccactgatctagatgAACAATAACTCAGAAGAATGATGTAGAAAATGTAAAGCGCTAATATAATttgcaattaaaatgcatttttataaaaaggtTTGAGCAGTAACGGGCCAGTACATCAGGGTTGTTTAATTATTAGAATTAGGAATCGACTTTGACTTCATCAACtacctttattttaaattaaaacgcaCACATTAAACATCATACTTGAATTTGTCCAATTTAGGGACTGATCAGTTTCATAGTTGTTACCGATACCTAATTTTAAAGAGAGAAAAGTCACAAGAAACCGCCTTTAGATGGAGATATGAATGATCGTGCTTATATACTCTATTTTTCTCTAATGTCAGGTGTCTGCACACGGGAACCTCCGTTTTATATCATCACAGAGTTCATGACTCATGGAAACCTGCTGGATTACCTGCGTGAATGTGATCATGAGGAGGTCAATGCTGTGGTGCTGCTCTACATGGCCACGCAGATCTCCTCTGCAATGGAGTACCTGGAGAAGAAGAACTTCATCCACAGGTGAGCAAGATGTTCTGCAGTGTAGATGTGACACCTACATAGACGATTGTAGGTGCTGCGTTTGTAATAAATCCAGtcaattgttattaaatattcaatGTCTTGGCTTTTCATACTATTGTTTATAGTAGCTTTATGTGTATAGTTTGAGTTTCTGCCTAGAGCCTTTCTCTTAGTGATGCTTTAACAGACAGAAGGTATTTCACAATAGCTAGAACAGGTTTTATTGCACTTTgacaaacaataattaaattatcTATATAGGCAGTTGTATCATTCTTTCGGCCTGATTTACAAAAAGAAGCACACAAGATAACTGAATAGCCCTGTTAAGAAGTCAATTTCAGAAACCATTAGAATGTCAGGTCCTTGtagtttacaaaatgtatttattgtgttgTTTATACCGTGTCCATTCCAGTCTTATCATTCTGTGAActaaaaaaaatgactaaacattACAGGACAAGGATAAGGGGTTGTCCCTTACGGTATTTATAGGAAGTGACACGTTTCCAGTTAACACCTGATTCTTGTTTCAGGGATCTGGCTGCTCGTAACTGCTTAGTTGGGGAAAACAACTTAGTTAAAGTGGCAGATTTTGGACTGAGTCGCCTGATGACGGAAGAAACCTACATAGCCCATGTAGGAGCCAAGTTTCCCATTAAATGGACCGCCCCAGAGAGTCTGGCCTATAACAAGTTCTCCATTAAGTCAGACGTGTGGGGTAAGCAAAAATCAATTAAACACTCATTATTCTCTTATGGGTAAAACTAAAATTCTTGCTTTAACTCTTTAGCATTTGGTGTCCTGCTTTGGGAAATTGCCACCTACGGGATGTCTCCATATCCTGGAATTGACTTGTCCCAAGTATACGAGCTACTAGAGAAAGATTACCGCATGGACAGACCCGAAGGATGCCCAGAGAAAGTCTATGAGCTCATGAGGGCCTGTAAGTAGCTTGTTGGATCACTGAAGAAAATCCAAGGAGCAAAAAGTAGACAAACTAAAGTATTTGAATAAGATGGTTACAATTAAGCAATTAATTCAGGTCTTTAGTTGCCTTTTAGACTGACGTTAGTGTTTCTATCTTTAGGTTGGAAATGGAACCCTGCAGAGCGGCCTTCTTTTGCTGAAACTCACCAGGCATTTGAAACAATGTTTCAAGAGTCCAGTATCTCCGATGGTAAGATTTTGTCTCTGGAGGTTTAGAGAGATTTGTGTGTACTTTTCTCATAGCTCATCTTTAATCTTCATGGGTTACAGAGGTGGAGAAAGAGTTGGGTAAGAAGGGTAAGAAGCTGACACTGGGTCCAATACAGCAGGCACCAGAACTTCCCACTAAGACGAGGACACTAAGAAGAAATATGGACAGTAGGGATGGTGACAGTCCAGGTAAGTTTTACTTTCCCAATGTTCACAGTTAATTCTGAGTTAATTTCTGCAAGAGTGGGCGACTGTACTGATAAAGTTTTACCCTTTCCAGATGCAGCAGAGGCTGAGGTGGTAGGGCCCCCGATGCTCCCGAGGCCTGTCCTTGATAGTAACTTGAACGAAGATGATCGCCTCCTTCCTAAAGATAAAGATAAGTTCCGAATGAATCCATTCAGTTTAATCAAGAAAAAGAAGAGAACCGCCCCGGCACCCCCAAAGCGCAGCAGCTCCTTTGGTAAGATGGATGGGCACTTGGATCGTAAAGGACTGGGTCCTGACTGCAGAGATGATTTCAACAACGGGGCTTCCACCAATGATACCTTGCACAGCATTGACCCTTCCAAATTGATAAGCTCCAACAATACCATGGCTGTCGGAGTCACTAACGGAGCCCCAGTATATCCTGGTCAGCTCTTCCCTTCACATTCACGGAAAAAGGGCACAGCAACAACATCGGGTGGCGGAGGAAAGCTTGCCACAACTCCACCCACAGAGGAAGATCCTATGTCAAACTCCAAGCGCTTCCTAAGGTCGTCTTCTGCTTCTAGCATGCCCCCAGGGTCTGAACGCACTGAGTGGAAGTCTGTCACCTTGCCGCGTGACATCCAGTCATCTCACTTTGACTCTGGCACCATTGGAGGCAAGCCAGCTTTACCACGCAAGAAAGCAGATTGCATGCCACGTGGTGGCACCCTTACCCCGCCACCACGCCTTCCCAAGAAAATTGAAGATGCACCTGACGAAGTGTTTAAGGACTCAGAGTCTAGTCCTGGATCAAGTCCTTTGACTCTGACACCTAAGCTCACCCGTCGGCCACATGTGCAGATGGAAAATTCCAAAACAAGTGCCTTGCAAGCGGTGCTTCCACCTCTGGGAGCATCTGGTGATGAATGCCGACCTCGTAGGCTCAAGAACTCTTCTGAAGTCCCTggacaaagagacagagagaagggGAAGTTTACAAAACCTAAAccggctcctcctccacctcctgtcTCTAGTGCCAAATCTGGAAAGTCTTCGAGGAATCCCACTTCTGATATCTCTTCGGATACCAAAGTCAAAGGCTTCTCTGAACAAAACCCTTTAAGTCTTGGATCCACAGAACAAGGCAGGGGGACAAGTCTTTCCCAAGAAAGTGGCAAAAAATTGCCAAAAAACACTTCCAAAGTGCAGCCCCCAAAGACCTCTCCGACATCCCCAAGCAGTCAGCTACCAGGGATGGGAACGGGATCGGCTGTTGGTGACCCAGGATCCAACTTCATTCCCCTCATGACGACTCGCCGCTCACTAAGGAAAACACGCCAGCCATCAGAGCGACTCTCCAATTCTTGCATTACACGCGAGATGGTTTTGGAGAGCACGGAGCTCGTGCGAGCTGCCATTGGCCGCATTTCAGAGCAAACCGGCAGCCACAGTGCAGTGTTGGAAGCTGGCAAGAATCTGTCCAAGTATTGCGCAAGCTACGTCGAGTCCATCCAGCAGATGCGCAACAAGTTCACTTTCCGTGAAGCCATCAATAAGTTGGAGAGCAGCCTGCGTGAGCTGCAGATCTGCCCTGCTGCCACTGGGGGAGCCAACACAACACAAGACTTTTCAAAGCTACTTTCCTCCATCAAGGAGATCAGTGACATAGTTCAGAGGTAGCGGAGAAGAGCACAGATGGAACTGATATCTCTGTGTCTGGGACTTCTCTTGGTTGGCTGTGGCGTGCCATACATTTCCATTGAACCCACCTCAGCTTTTCTCATGCCAAATAGTGGAACATTTAAGAACGATTCAGTGTCTTATTACTAGCAGTGCACAAATGCAGGGGAACCAGTAATGTTGCTCCAGACTCTTGTTTGGCGATTTTAAGGTAGCCCAGGTCCAAGCCTTAGTAACTTGATATTTTATGAATCTTTGTCTGCAATTCCTTGACTTTTCTTCTCTCCATTTTCTCAAAGTATTTGTTATAGACAGCATTATCTCAGCATTGCAGATGACTGACAGAAAAACACCTCATGTGCCTCACACTTTTCAAgggatcaaaatatatttttgattacaTTCATGATCATAGTATTGATAAAGACTGTTTATTGATGTGTCCAGCTTAGTTTTCTTTGTGTGGTTGGTCGAGAAAGGGCTTTGTTGTGAGATGTGAATGGTCCCTGTGATATGAGGAACTTCAAACCGACTGATCAAGTATTGTATGATTGCAACACTGTGCCATGATTGACATTTCACTGATGGGGTCGTTAAGTAGGTTTTCTCACCTTTTCCAGGCCCGTCAAGGGTTTTGAACAAGTGTTCCTACAGCACAATTACTACACACATGCCTTTCCAAAACTACGGTTGCCTTAAAGAGACTCGCTGAACATGAATCATTGGTCAGTGAATGAAACACTACTGTCTCAAGGAGAAAGATTGAGAAGTGAGAATCTGCGCTTCAGAAACAGTATAGGTATAGATGTCTTCAGTTACCACTTGACGTAATTTCAAAGGTTTTCCACACACCACTGACAGAAGTGCTCCAGGATCACGGACTTGACGGAGCAGCTTTATCCAGTGACCACAAGCCATGATTCTTATTGAGGTGATGGGAGTTGAGTCAATGACTATCTTACTaaaacttttgtgtttgttttgcttgTGTAGTTTTCAGTATTAGTTTGTCTTTTCCAACACTTTGCCATTAGACTGCGACGCCTGAGGAAGAGGCCAACCACAAGCTTTTAATTCAACATGGTACTACCAGTGTTGacatttcatgtgtttttttttcctcttaaaaTCATGCCACTATTAAATTTGTATTCAAGCTTCACCCTTTTGTAGACTAATTGCTCATCTTTGTAAATACACATCACTTATTTTTAGTTGATTCTTCCTGTAACCttggtgcaatttttttttattgcaaaaaataCAAAGCAATTTTTCTACTTGAACAACGTAATTTGTTTCTGTCAGTGTGTTCATGTTGTCTGCTCTCTGTTCTAATGTGCTTTtgcatatgcatgtgtttgtggtTTATCTTCATTTAAAACTTTGACTCAGAATGAAGCAAAAACACTTTGTCTACATTTTTATTATCGTcattaaaatcaaaatgtcaacattttaaaatcatatacACACAAGAACAGATTTTCAAACGTTAGCACAGCTCCTTCAAAGTTTATACatatgtactgtttttgttcatgTCAACAGCAAGGTCTTTCAAATCGCAGATTCAGACAGTTCAAAAGGACTAGTGCCTGCCTTAGATCAGTCAAGATCTGAGCTCCATTTTTAAGACTTTCTGAAGGAGAATTTGCCTTCTGTCTCTTCAGCTGGATGTGTGAGAGTTTGTGATGTATACGCCAAGTGAGGAGTCAGTGCTCTGTTACATCACCAACAGATACAGCCTTATTTACAGCAGCTGAATCAGATCTGATTTCATATGGTACATACACTGAATTAAGACACAGATGCTGCTTCAGAGGAAGTTTGTGGTGGTGCTGTTAATATACAAGCCAATGCAGTGACTGGAGACAGTTCCATCACATTTCATAGATCTATACAAAAACAGTAGTACTGTTTTAAAACCGTTTGTTTAACTCAAGACTGAACTGCATGTTGAGCTAGCTGAGAATAAACGGTGATAATATTAACGTGAAAAATAATAAGGCAACATGAAATAATGGTGGTGAGGACAGAGGAATGAATGTTGATAGAATGAAGGAGCAGAAAAGGAGATGGGAGCGATTAAATAATTAATCTTTCCGTAAATTGCCTTTGATTCATAAAGCTGTCTGACCCAAACCGACTACACTCACACATGCGCTCACATGTGACATGCACGTGATTGCGAGTTTGCAATAGGAGACGTTTCATTAGGTTATAAATCTGGGATCAGTGAAATCAATGAGACCACTGCACATtttgagattaagaaaaaatgcAATGCATGATTCTGGCCGCAGGTGCATATAAAACTGCGATGCATTATTTTGCACCCTCAACCCAGGTGCTTTTTATCTGAATGCACATCAGACGGGTGTCCTATAGGTGACTAACACAAACAGATTGATTCTCCTGCACGATTTCACTGCTCTGAATGCGTCACAACCACACTGACACTCATACGTTTGGAAAAATGGCAGCAGATATGTATTTGATGTTCTTAAAACGATCCTAACACAACCCATGCAGCAGCAGCATTATTATGAATCGATGTCACGTTTGGCCACTTCCTTCAGTATGGGTcttatttctgtgatgtcacATTGTTGGGctataaaatcaatcaataaaaagaaGCTGAACTGATGCGTGTGATGCGATGAGCAGCGGTGCAGTCAGAGGAAGGTGAAGATGGGAACTGAAGAACACACTGACCAGAGAGAGAGGATGGACAGATGAAGAGAGAAACAGGAGGAAATGAGCACATGATCCTCTCTGTGGTTGCCTTGCAACGCGAGCGTGTGTGTGATGGAGGAAGAGTAGGATGTTTGTGGAGGATCAAGGTCATTAACAGCCACACCCTTCCCTCTGCGGCTGTGGTTCACTGGTGAGCCGGCCGCCCTGCGGCGCTGACGGTTTGTGCTGCACGCCAGACTCGGCCGCGTTCAGATCCAGACTGCCGTCCTGAATGTTCTGGTAGATCTTCTTGGCGGCTTCCAGAAACGCATCCTCCACATTCTCACCTCTGTGACCACAAACACACGGTTAGCATCTATACACTCACATGAGATTCATGGAACAAGAAGAACACATctagataaaaataaaagatcaagaCAAACTTGATGGCTTCGGAAAAACCaactattttatgaggtggcaCACTAGCAACATGCTGGAAACAtgataataacataataaaacatgttagcaacatgctaagaaaagtttgaaacactagcaacatggtaaaacattaaaatacactaACATGCTAAAACACACAAGCAACAAGCTAAAATATGCTAGGAGCATGTCAGCGTTTTGTCAAAACGTTATAAACATGCTATTAGCTTGTTATCAATATGTGCTAAATGTGCTTTAGCAATGGTGATGTAAGAAAGGAACATATGAGCAATGTgtgaaaacatttaaagcatgtTATTAACATAAATGTGCGAGCACCGtgctaatattgtaatatttcatccATCAGAGACTGCATGGCTTTAAAACTTTCAGACTTAAAGTTAAATCAATCATTCTGACCAGGCTTTCCAATACAATCTCGTCACAGTTCAAATAGATTACATTTTGCTGAACTTGAATCCTATTCATATGCTatgacatgctaacaacatgcttaaACGTTAGGAACATACAAGCATCATGCTAAAAAAGCACCATATATAAACGTACCAAAATCTTATAAACATGCGGTTATCTTTAGGAATTTTATATAAGGAACATGCTAGCATTGTGTTAAAGCTAGTTGCTAGGGAGTTCTGGGTAGTTGCTACGGATGGACAGAGTATGGAAGAGTAATTGGTGTCAGAAATGTTATTCTCTGAATATTAATGATAATGTTAAATAGCATATTTCTCTCAAAGTTCAGCTCTGTgaacatttttaaagcatttgggTTTTCCTCATAAATACATGTACACATGACGGATATGTTTCTGACGTCTGGTTTAGTTCATAAACACATTCTCTGATGACTTATTTGTGATGTTTTCACTGCACACGTCACATCCATAATGCTGGAGCTGCTGGAATTACTCACGTTTTAGCGCTGGCCTCCAGGAACAGCAGACCTGTGCACACAAACAAGCGTGAAATCAGAACGGTGTCGTGTGATCGGTCATGTGACAGACATACGCTTCACTCACCATTCTCTTCAGCGAACTGCTTAGCTTCCTCATACGTCACGTCCCGCTGCGCTTCCAGATCCGCTTTGTTTCCTATGAGTATGATCACCTGCACAAACACACCAGAGAAACCTCTCTGAGCCAAACCAACCATAAACCCCACCCCCAACCTGTCAATCACACCCGCGGCCGACTGCCTGCTGTTGCTAAACTAGATGTCACAGTTTGGTGAAAGAGGCTGCAGGGTTTTTTATATGTTATCAATACTGTGCAGTGCCCTAAGTCAACAGAGCTCAACCCTGTGACTGCTATGATACAGTGCTGAAACATGACTTATTCATACAGATGTGGCTGCTAGGCAGCTGGCAGAGTGTTTTTGTGCTTTCAGTGGTTTCTAGGTTGATGCTATCCTATGGGTACACTGCCTGTTAAGCCCAGGACACATCAAGCTGTCCTCACAGAACCCGCAGTGACGAAAGCTGACGGTGTTGCTCCCTCACGTCGACTGCATCTGGACCTAAGCACACTGCACAGACTACTACCGACTGCAAACTAGCATGTGCGTTGTGCACCTGCATTTAAAGAATTAACTGTCTACAGTATATCAGTAGGTGTCAAGAGTCTTGCTAATGGCCCAACATGTTATGTTACTACAATGCTATAGTGCTGAGACACAACttatttattagggatgcacgataaattTCGGTCAATATTTAATGTACATCTTGTCGGTAGAGCTAT of the Carassius gibelio isolate Cgi1373 ecotype wild population from Czech Republic chromosome A5, carGib1.2-hapl.c, whole genome shotgun sequence genome contains:
- the abl1 gene encoding tyrosine-protein kinase ABL1 isoform X1 encodes the protein MGQQPGKLVGDQRRPSLPALPFIKGAGKRETSRQGAQHFNVFTVHEALQRPDFEAPGLSEAARWNSKENLLAGPSENDPNLFVALYDFVASGDNTLSITKGEKLRVLGYNHNGEWCEAQTKNGQGWVPSNYITPVNSLEKHSWYHGPVSRNAAEYLLSSGINGSFLVRESESSPGQRSISLRCEGRVYHYRINTASDGKLYVSSESRFNTLAELVHHHSTVSDGLITTLHYPAPKRNKPTIYGVSPNYDKWEMERTDITMKHKLGGGQYGEVYEGVWKKYNLTVAVKTLKEDTMEVEEFLKEAAVMKEIKHPNLVQLLGVCTREPPFYIITEFMTHGNLLDYLRECDHEEVNAVVLLYMATQISSAMEYLEKKNFIHRDLAARNCLVGENNLVKVADFGLSRLMTEETYIAHVGAKFPIKWTAPESLAYNKFSIKSDVWAFGVLLWEIATYGMSPYPGIDLSQVYELLEKDYRMDRPEGCPEKVYELMRACWKWNPAERPSFAETHQAFETMFQESSISDEVEKELGKKGKKLTLGPIQQAPELPTKTRTLRRNMDSRDGDSPDAAEAEVVGPPMLPRPVLDSNLNEDDRLLPKDKDKFRMNPFSLIKKKKRTAPAPPKRSSSFGKMDGHLDRKGLGPDCRDDFNNGASTNDTLHSIDPSKLISSNNTMAVGVTNGAPVYPGQLFPSHSRKKGTATTSGGGGKLATTPPTEEDPMSNSKRFLRSSSASSMPPGSERTEWKSVTLPRDIQSSHFDSGTIGGKPALPRKKADCMPRGGTLTPPPRLPKKIEDAPDEVFKDSESSPGSSPLTLTPKLTRRPHVQMENSKTSALQAVLPPLGASGDECRPRRLKNSSEVPGQRDREKGKFTKPKPAPPPPPVSSAKSGKSSRNPTSDISSDTKVKGFSEQNPLSLGSTEQGRGTSLSQESGKKLPKNTSKVQPPKTSPTSPSSQLPGMGTGSAVGDPGSNFIPLMTTRRSLRKTRQPSERLSNSCITREMVLESTELVRAAIGRISEQTGSHSAVLEAGKNLSKYCASYVESIQQMRNKFTFREAINKLESSLRELQICPAATGGANTTQDFSKLLSSIKEISDIVQR
- the abl1 gene encoding tyrosine-protein kinase ABL1 isoform X2, with protein sequence MCFCLLFEVNYLDKRKRIIVRELDFFFSIGRVGKQMKMLEICLKLVGCKSKKGLSSSSSCYFEEALQRPDFEAPGLSEAARWNSKENLLAGPSENDPNLFVALYDFVASGDNTLSITKGEKLRVLGYNHNGEWCEAQTKNGQGWVPSNYITPVNSLEKHSWYHGPVSRNAAEYLLSSGINGSFLVRESESSPGQRSISLRCEGRVYHYRINTASDGKLYVSSESRFNTLAELVHHHSTVSDGLITTLHYPAPKRNKPTIYGVSPNYDKWEMERTDITMKHKLGGGQYGEVYEGVWKKYNLTVAVKTLKEDTMEVEEFLKEAAVMKEIKHPNLVQLLGVCTREPPFYIITEFMTHGNLLDYLRECDHEEVNAVVLLYMATQISSAMEYLEKKNFIHRDLAARNCLVGENNLVKVADFGLSRLMTEETYIAHVGAKFPIKWTAPESLAYNKFSIKSDVWAFGVLLWEIATYGMSPYPGIDLSQVYELLEKDYRMDRPEGCPEKVYELMRACWKWNPAERPSFAETHQAFETMFQESSISDEVEKELGKKGKKLTLGPIQQAPELPTKTRTLRRNMDSRDGDSPDAAEAEVVGPPMLPRPVLDSNLNEDDRLLPKDKDKFRMNPFSLIKKKKRTAPAPPKRSSSFGKMDGHLDRKGLGPDCRDDFNNGASTNDTLHSIDPSKLISSNNTMAVGVTNGAPVYPGQLFPSHSRKKGTATTSGGGGKLATTPPTEEDPMSNSKRFLRSSSASSMPPGSERTEWKSVTLPRDIQSSHFDSGTIGGKPALPRKKADCMPRGGTLTPPPRLPKKIEDAPDEVFKDSESSPGSSPLTLTPKLTRRPHVQMENSKTSALQAVLPPLGASGDECRPRRLKNSSEVPGQRDREKGKFTKPKPAPPPPPVSSAKSGKSSRNPTSDISSDTKVKGFSEQNPLSLGSTEQGRGTSLSQESGKKLPKNTSKVQPPKTSPTSPSSQLPGMGTGSAVGDPGSNFIPLMTTRRSLRKTRQPSERLSNSCITREMVLESTELVRAAIGRISEQTGSHSAVLEAGKNLSKYCASYVESIQQMRNKFTFREAINKLESSLRELQICPAATGGANTTQDFSKLLSSIKEISDIVQR